In the genome of Cryptomeria japonica chromosome 8, Sugi_1.0, whole genome shotgun sequence, one region contains:
- the LOC131037028 gene encoding putative leucine-rich repeat receptor-like serine/threonine-protein kinase At2g24130, with amino-acid sequence MELDLSQNRLSGHIPWEIGTKLANLQFFGAWGNQLKGNIPNSIGNCSNLTILYLDHNQLSGMVPVELGKLNLITWLYLSHNQLVSTTSSTLAFLTALTNCSHLEELDVSFNNLTGVLPLSIDQLSSNLSLLRLSDNMISGRIPQQIANLTNLALLNLSRNIFSGNIPSGIKAFHKLERLYMDGNKLEGSIPNEIGRMQSLGLLSLSHNHLSGKIPDSLCSSGQLRYLYLQHNNLSGEIPVSLEGCQKLELLDFSYNKLEGRIPREVTASLKNLQLYLNLSWNSLHGSLPQEMSQIVMAQAIDISGNRLTGVIPNALGSCTALEQLNLSHNAFEGPIPDSLSKLKNLQEMDLSFNNLSGQIPKGGLFPNRTFIILFMGNLGLCGPKNYSLPPCPNQTQEKQSVLKKIVLSVVGTIAFILCSFIIGMLWRQKNSRQLFPPSNFIFQRLSYPKFSYQDLVIATSGFDEANLLGVGNFGSVYKGILRDGKIVAIKILNLHNEEAHKSFNTECKVLGRIRHRNLIRVISAFFYPALKGLVLQFASKGSLEKYLHRDRDDPEFCELGLSECLSIAIDVAHGMEYLHHDCPLQLVHCDLKPSNVLLDANMTALVTDFGISRLAIQNSTDSLTTTTFALRGSIGYIAPEYGLGGCVSTKGDVYSYGILILEMITRKRPSDDMFVGDINLTKWVSSAFPNRLADIVDSRLLRDVNANMEENRILPSFIHLGLLCTNESPRERPSMRDVTKAMESLKASFTGNAVASNLTSTISDLLRNTNLSVPDSQSSSF; translated from the exons ATGGAATTAGATCTATCTCAAAACCGGCTTAGTGGACATATTCCATGGGAGATCGGTACCAAGCTCGCCAATTTGCAATTCTTCGGTGCATGGGGAAATCAGCTTAAGGGAAACATACCAAATTCCATTGGAAATTGTTCCAATCTTACAATACTTTATTTAGATCACAACCAGTTAAGTGGAATGGTGCCAGTGGAGCTGGGTAAGTTGAACCTAATTACCTGGCTTTACCTAAGCCACAATCAACTTGTAAGTACCACTAGTAGCACATTGGCTTTTCTCACTGCTCTCACAAATTGCTCCCACTTGGAAGAACTTGATGTGTCATTTAATAATCTTACAGGTGTTTTGCCTTTGTCCATAGACCAACTGTCTTCCAATCTCTCTTTGTTGCGTTTATCAGACAACATGATAAGCGGAAGAATACCTCAACAGATTGCCAATTTGACAAATTTGGCCTTGTTAAATTTATCCAGGAACATTTTCAGTGGTAATATTCCATCTGGAATTAAAGCATTCCATAAGTTGGAAAGATTATATATGGATGGGAACAAATTAGAAGGAAGCATTCCAAATGAGATAGGTCGAATGCAAAGTTTGGGACTCTTATCTCTTAGTCACAACCACCTATCTGGGAAAATACCAGATTCTCTTTGTAGCTCCGGGCAGCTAAGATATCTTTATCTTCAGCACAACAACTTATCAGGGGAAATCCCTGTTAGTTTAGAGGGGTGTCAAAAGTTGGAGCTCCTTGATTTCTCTTATAACAAACTAGAGGGAAGGATACCTCGGGAAGTCACTGCCAGCCTTAAAAACCTGCAATTGTATCTTAATCTTTCATGGAATTCTCTGCATGGGTCCCTGCCACAGGAGATGAGTCAAATTGTAATGGCTCAAGCCATAGATATATCTGGAAATCGATTGACTGGGGTGATTCCAAATGCTCTAGGAAGCTGCACAGCATTAGAGCAACTAAATCTGTCTCACAACGCCTTTGAAGGTCCAATACCAGATTCACTTTCCAAATTAAAAAATCTGCAAGAAATGGATCTTTCTTTCAATAATTTGTCAGGTCAAATTCCAAAAGGAGGGTTATTTCCAAATAGAActtttataatattgtttatggGTAACCTTGGCCTATGTGGCCCCAAAAATTATTCATTGCCTCCATGCCCAAATCAAACCCAGGAAAAACAATCAGTGCTGAAAAAAATAGTCTTATCTGTTGTTGGAACCATTGCATTTATATTATGCTCTTTCATTATAGGAATGCTATGGAGGCAAAAAAATTCAAGACAACTATTTCCTCCCTCGAACTTCATTTTTCAAAGGCTCAGTTATCCAAAATTTTCCTATCAAGATCTTGTCATTGCAACATCTGGATTTGATGAAGCAAACTTGCTTGGAGTGGGTAACTTTGGATCTGTCTACAAAGGCATTTTGAGGGATGGTAAGATAGTTGCCATCAAGATTCTTAATTTGCATAATGAAGAAGCTCATAAGAGTTTTAACACAGAATGCAAAGTGTTAGGGAGGATTCGGCACCGTAACCTCATCAGAGTCATAAGTGCTTTTTTCTACCCTGCCTTGAAAGGTTTGGTTCTTCAATTTGCATCCAAGGGGAGCTTGGAAAAGTATTTGCACCGTGATAGAGATGATCCAGAATTTTGTGAATTGGGATTGAGTGAGTGTTTGAGTATTGCTATAGATGTGGCCCATGGCATGGAATATTTACACCATGATTGTCCTTTGCAACTTGTACACTGTGATTTAAAACCTAGCAATGTGCTCCTGGATGCCAACATGACTGCCCTTGTGACTGATTTTGGTATATCCCGATTAGCTATTCAAAATTCCACGGATTCACTTACTACAACAACATTTGCACTCAGAGGATCTATTGGCTATATTGCCCCAG AGTATGGATTGGGCGGTTGTGTTTCTACAAAGGGAGATGTTTATAGTTATGGAATCCTGATATTGGAGATGATTACAAGGAAGAGACCAAGTGATGACATGTTTGTGGGAGACATTAACTTAACAAAGTGGGTGAGCTCAGCTTTCCCAAACAGACTAGCAGATATTGTTGATAGTAGGTTGTTGAGGGATGTGAATGCAAACATGGAAGAGAATAgaattcttccttctttcattcaTCTTGGTTTGCTTTGCACCAATGAATCACCAAGAGAACGACCCTCCATGAGAGATGTAACCAAAGCCATGGAGAGCCTCAAGGCATCTTTCACAGGGAATGCAGTTGCTTCCAATTTAACATCTACCATATCAGACCTCCTACGGAATACCAATTTATCGGTACCCGATAGTCAAAGTTCTTCATTTTAA